The following nucleotide sequence is from Halomonas chromatireducens.
CCAGCTGCATGGGAACCTGGGTGAAGCCCATGGCCGACGTCAGGAACGAGGCACCGGCAATGATGAAGGCGATCATGCAGGCGGTACGGACCGCCGCAAAGAGCGATGCCTTGAAGGTGGCAAGGCCGAAGCTGCCGGTGCAGCGTGCAATCACGATGGAGAGCACCACACCGACCGCTGCGGCCTCGGTGGGCGAGGCCAGGCCACCGTAGATCGAGACGATGATACCGCCGATCAGCAGCAGGACCGGTAGCAGCGACAGTGTGTGGCGCAGCTTCTCCGCCAGGGGCATCGATGACTCATCATGCCCGGTCAGGCCTTGGCGGTTGCCCTTGAGCAGCGACCAGAGGATCAGGTAGGTCATGAACAGGGCCAGAATCAACAGGCCCGGACCGATACCGGCCATGAACAGCCGGGAGATCGACTGCTCGGTCACCACGCCATAGACGATCAAGACGATGGAGGGCGGGATCAGCAGGCCCAGGGTGGAAGCGCTGGCCAGCGTACCGATTGCCATGCCGCTGTCATAGCCGCGACGCTCTAGCTCGGGCAGGGTCATCTTGCCGACGGTAGCGCAGGTGGCCGCCGACGAGCCGCAGACCGCTGCGAACATGCCGCTGCCGATGATGTTGGTATGGAGCAGCCGGCCGGGAAGGCGGTTGAGCCATGGCGAGAGACCGCGAAACATGCTGTCGGCCAGCCCCGAGCGGAACAGAATCTCGCCCATCCAGATGAACATGGGCAGGGCGGTCAGGTCCCAGCCGTAGCTGGCGCCCCAGAAGTCCGATGCCAGGATCGGACCCGGCGCAAAAGGGCTGAAGAAGGCCAGCGCCACCCAGGCGGTACCGATCAGCGCGAAGGCGATCCATACGCCGCTACCAAGAAGCAGTGCCAGCGTGAAGATGGTAGCCAGACTCAATGTCAGCACGAGAGTATCTCCGAGAGAGGATGCAGGTCGGGCTCAGCGAATGTCGCTGTCTTTGGTAGCCGTCGCTTCGCGAAAGCTCGAGGGATCGCGGGCGGCGATGCGCAAAGCAATGATGAGCGCCTCAAGAAGCGCCAGACAGAGCAGCCCGACACCGGTTGCCAGGACGGTCTGTGGAATCCAGAGGGGGATCGACAGGAAGCCGGATGACACATCATTGAATGCCAGACTCTCCCTGGCCAGTTCAACCAGGCCATAACCCAGCAGCAGGCTGAGTGTCAGGGCAACCAGCAACCCAAAGACTTCGAACCAGACCCGAATGGCAGAGGGTAGCCGGGCGATGAGCAGCGTTACGCGGATATGGGCATGATGGACGAAGGTATAGGCAAGGCCGAGGAACGTCGCGCCGACCAGCAGATAGGAGGCGAGTTCCGAAACCCCGGTGATGCTCAGGCCGGTGCGGCGCAGGCCAAGCAGTACCAGGCCCGCGTCCATGAGCCTGAAGCTGACCTGGAGCGAGATCAGGACACAGATAGTGACCATGCAGGCTGCCGCTCCCCAGGCCCCAAGGCGGTAGAGTTTGTCGAACTTGAATGTCATGGCTTGGCCTCACGGCGTACTCGAGGGGAGGGCGCGACGGAAAACCGCCGCGCCATCGTGGTCAGGCTTCAGTCGTCACGCTGGCTGCGATACTCCTCGAGCACCTGCTTGGCCGTATCATCGGCGCGCTCTTCCCAGTCGCTGAAAAGCCTGTCGCCTGCGGCCTGCAGAGCGGCTGCCACTTCATCGTTCGGTGTGGATACGGTGATGCCGTTCTCCTGCAGGGCCTCTGCGCTGGCATCGTTGTCGTCGCGGCTCATCTGCCAGCCACGCTCTTCGGCACGGGCTGCCGCTTCGAGAACGGCCTCCTGGGTCGCCTCGTCCAGGCGGTCAAAGGCACGCTGGTTGATAAAGACGATATTCTTCGGTAGCCACAGGTTCGCATCGGTGTAATGGGAGACGTAATCCCAGGCGGTCATCGAGTTGCCGGTAGAGGTCGAGGTGATCATGGCATCGACCCGCCCGGTGCTGAAGGCGGTGGGGATATCGGACTCTTCGGTTTCAGTGGGGTTACCGCCCAGGTAGTTCACGAAGCGCTGGGTGTTGATATTGGGTGCTCGCACCCGCAGTCCCTCGAACTGATCGGGGTCGTTGAGTTCGAAATCGGTGTAGATGCCCTGGGAGGGCCAGGCCACGGCATAGAGAGGCATCATGCCCTGGTTGGCGAAGAGCTCGGAAATGATCGGCTTGGTCGCCTCCCACAGGGCAAACGCCTCCTCATAGCTGCCGGCCACCCCCGGCAGGGTATCGACTTCGAAGATCGGGTCCTCGTTGGAGAGTACCGAAAGGAAGACCTCGCCCGCTTCGATGGTGCCGCGACGGACAGATGGCTTGATCTCGCCGTGAGCGACCAGAGAGCCGCCGCTGTGGACATTGATGGTCAATTCGCCATCGGTGGCTTCTGACACGTCTTCGGCGAACTGCTTGACGTTCTTGGTGTGGAAGCTGGCATCGCCGTAGGGGGTCGCCATGGTCCATTCCGCTGCCTGTGCGGTCGCTGCGAAGCCGACGGCGGCCGCCAGTATTACGGGAGTTGCTATCGTCTTGTGCATGGTAAAGACCTCTTGTTCATTTTGATGGTCGTAATGTTGCCTTCGGGTGAGTCGTGGGACATTGCGGCCGCACCCAACGGCCTGCGAAATCAGTGGCTTCCATTTCATCCTGACGTTGCTTCTCATAGTTTTCGGCACATGCCTGCGCTAGCTGGCCTACGCCACGACAGAAACGTGGATGGTTGGCAGTACGCCATATCACATCATAGTGCATGTCCGGTAGCGGCCTTGGCAGCGCGATACGGTAGAGTTTTCCACTGCGCCACTGGTCGAGTACCGTCGTGACGGGAAGCGCGCCGATACCGAGGCCTTCCATGGTCATTCGGGCGATGGTCATGAGCGTGCTGACGCTATGAATCTGTGGCTGTTGCAGTTTCTCGCGGGCCAGGTACTGAAGGAGTTCTTCATAGGGCCTGGCCTTCTTGCCAAAGGAGATGAAGGGAAGCGTGCCCATCCATTGGCTTGGATTGTCCAGCAGCATCTCTGCATGGACTGGCGCAATGAACATGCCCATTTCATAGGGACTGAGGGGCATGCTGTCGATACGATCCTCTGCCAGATATCCGTTCATCGCCAGCAGGATATCCAGTTCGTTCTTGTCGAGCCGGTCGTTCAATGCAGGTGAATAATCGACGGTCAGTTCGATAATCAAGTCCGGGAATTTGCCGGTGAGTCGGCGCATGAAATCCGGCAGCCAGCTGTGGGCGATGGTCTCGATGGTTCCGACCCGTAAAGGTGCCGAAAACGTCTCTTCGCTGTCGAACAACTGCAGCGCCTCATCGCGCTGATGCAGCATGCGCTCGGCATGGAGAAAAAATTCACGCCCGCGCATCGTGGGTTGGATGGGGCGTGCCGAGCGTTCGAGAAGCCGTTCGCCCACGGTCGATTCGAGCCGTGAGATGCGCTCGGACACCGAGGGTTGGGTCAGGTGCAGGTGTGAAGCCGCCTTGCGAAACGAACCCAGCCGCACCGCCCAGACGAAAGCTTCGAGTTCCTTGAAATCGAGCACCCGATCCGCCTCGTCACTGTTTCTTGAACAGCTGGCTCTCCCGGTCCTTGAACGCCTTGAACTCCAGGGCGTTGCCGGAAGGGTCGTAGAAGAACATGGTGGCCTGTTCGCCGGCTTCACCCTTGAAGCGGATATAGGGTTCTATCTCGAAGCGCACACCGTGTGCCTTGAGCTTGCCGGCGAGCGCCTCCCAGGCTTCCATCTCAAGCACGACGCCGAAATGCGGCACCGGTACGCCGTGCCCATCGACAGGGTTGGTATGGCTGGTGACGGGGGCGTCCTTCAGGGCCGGGTTGAGGTGACAGACAAACTGATGCCCGAACAGGTTGAAATCGACCCAGCTTTCCGAGGAGCGACCCTCAGGGCAGCCCAGGAAGTCGCCGTAGAAAGATCTCGCTTCATCGATATCTCGGACCTGGATGGCAAGGTGGAATGGATCGGAAACGGACATGGGGCCTCCTGAATTCTTGTCATTATGCTGGTGAAACTTATTTAAATTGATAATCCTCCGGGAAGCTGTCGTCAACCATTTTTGTAAATAATATCAGCTTGATAGGGGGCGCCGATATTTACTATCGGAAAAAACGATTGGCACCTTAAAAGACCTCTCCATATAGTGAGTAATCCAAGCAGTAGATATTGACTCTTCAAAATAAAAGGAATCGTCATGGTCATGCCCTTGCTCAATTGCGACATGGGGGAAAGCTTCGGCAACTGGACCCTGGGCATGGATGAAGACGTGATGCCCTTCGTGGATTGCGCCAATGTCGCCTGCGGCTTTCATGCCTCGGACCCTCACGTGATGCGCCACACTGTGGCATTGGCTGCCCGATATGGTGTCCGGGTGGGCGCTCACCCCGCCTATCCCGACCTCATGGGCTTTGGTCGCCGCTCGATGGCCTGCACCCCCGCTGAAGTCGAGGACATGGTGCTCTACCAGATCGGTGCCCTGGCGGGGCTCTGCCGGGCAGAAGGTACCGCCATCCAGTACGTCAAGCCCCACGGCGCCCTCTACAACGACATGGCACGGGATCCTGCGCTGCTCGAGGGAGTAATGCGGGCGGTTCTTGCCTACGACCCCAGCCTCCCCCTGATGGTGATGGCAACGGCGGACCCTCAGCCCATTCGTACGCTTGCCGCTGAAATGGGGCTGTCGATCTGGTTCGAGACCTTTGCCGATCGCGCCTACGATGCCCAGGGCCACCTGGTCTCGCGCCGGCTTCCGAACGCCGTTCATCACGACGAAGCCACCATCGTTGCCCAGGCGGTGGCACTGGCCAGGGGCGAGGCCCTGACGGCCAGCGACGGCTCGGCCCTCAAACTTCCCTGCGATACGATTTGCGTGCATGGGGACAACCCCGAATCGGTTGCGGCCGTGCGGGCCATACGCGAGGCCTTTCACGGTTTGGTGAAAGCGTGAGGGCAGGCATCGAAACGACGGCGATGGACGTGCTGATGGTCAGGCTCTTCGACACCATCGAGGAGTCCAACATGGCATGGATCATCGCCGCCGACCGGGCGCTTCGCGGGGCCTTCGACAAGACACTGATCGACCTGGTCCCCTCTTATACTACCCTGATGGTCCACTATGACTGCCGCCTGCTGTCGCATGGCGAGGCCCATGGGCGAATTCGAGAGGCGTTGGAATACCTGCAGCCCGCGGACACCCAGGCAGGGCAGCGCCATGAGATACCCGTGTGGTATCACGAGAGTGTCGGTCCCGAGCTGCAGCGAGTGGCGGATCGGGCGGGTATTTCCATCGACGCGCTGGTCCAGCGCCACTGCGACCGTGACTACTGTGTCTTTGCCCTGGGCTTTGCGCCCGGTTACGGCTTCATGGGACTTGTCGAGGAGGCACTGGCCACGCCTCGGCTGGAGACCCCACGTCGGAAGGTTGCCGCAGGCAGCGTTGGTATTGCAGGGCGACAGACCGCCATCTATCCACTGCCGTCGCCCGGCGGCTGGAATATCCTGGGGCGCACCGCGGTGCCGCTGTTCGAGCATGCCCGGCGAGGTGACCCCCTGCTCAAACCGGGAGACCGGGTGCGCTTCCAGGCCGTCTCCCGTGACGAGTTCGAGGCACAGGGCGGCGATACCACGCCACTGGAGGAGCGCCCATGAGCAGAGAGGGAGCCAAGGGGCTGCGTGTCATCCAGGCCGGCCCCCTTGCCATGATCGAGGATGGTGGTCGTATGGGCGTGCGTCATCTCGGCGTGACCCAGAGCGGTGCCGCCGACTGGGTCTCGCTCTATTGGGCCAACTGGCTGCTGGGCAACGCGCCTGATACTGCTGCCCTGGAAATCGTGGTGGGTGGGGGATTGACCCTTGAAATCGAGCGCGCCACAAGGTTGGCGTGGGTCGGTGCGGATCTTGATGCACGCCTTGATGATGCACCGATCACCCCCGGCTCGAGCTTTGCAGTGCGCGAGGGGCAGCGGCTGGTTTTCAGTCAACCACGCGATGGGCTGCGCGGTTATCTTGCCTTTCCCGGTGGGCTTGCGGCACCGGAAGTGCTGGGCAGCCGCAGTACCACGCCGCGGGAGCAGCTTGGTGGACTTCACGGCGATGGCCAGCCGCTCAAGACCGGGGACCGCCTTGCCTGGCGGGGGGAGCCTGGTGAAGAGCGCCGGATCCCGGCGGGGTTGCTGCCTCCCATGCCCCGGCCAGGTTGCCGATTGGCACTGATTCCCGGCGCTCAGATCGCCGAATTCACCGGCGCAAGCCTGTATGCTGCTTTCAATTCCGTCTGGCAGGTCGATGATCGCGCCGATCGCATGGGCGTGCGGCTGAGGGGGCCACGGCTGGAGAGTCGCGTTGGAAGCATGATTTCGGAGGGAATTCCGCTTGGTGCCGTCCAGGTACCGCCGGATGGTCAGCCAATCGTTCTGCTCAATGACCGTCAGACGATCGGAGGGTACCCCCGTCTGGGGGCCCTGTCGCCGCTTGCCGCCGCCAGGCTGGCCCAGTGCCTGCCGGGACAGGAGGTCAGGCTTGTGGCCGTGGCGCGTGAACGCGCGCTCGCCGACTACCGCGGATTCCTGCGCAATTTCTGAGGCGGGAGGCCCGCGGCGAGTTAATCCTCAAGCGCCGAGTCCGCTTTCTCGTAGCAGCTGATCCAGGCTTCTCTCGCTGGCCCTTGCTGGCTCTTGGGAAGTCGGCGGCTTGGCCGCTGGCTGTTGACCGGCCTTCTCGGAAGTCGGTGCCTGCCGCGATTACTCACGACAATTGCCGGATACGCTTGAGACGTATCACGTTGTCCTTCCCTTTCGGGAAGAACTTGTCAGCATGATTCACATTGTTAAAGAGCAGACTGTCAATCGACAGTCATAAACCCGTCATCGCGCGGTGCGAGGATGGCTTATGACTGCGGATCCGATCAGGTAATTCGACTGTGAGGAAGTGGCGAAGCCAAACGATCTGAGGCTAGGCGAAAGGTGACGACGCATAGTTCGCTATGCGAGGAGCCTTTCAACGACGCATCAGGAAGTTTGGTGGAGCCAAGCGGGATCGAAGTCGTGCGCGACCCCGACGCCACCGCCCATTGCGCCATGGCCAAGCGGTTCGCTACCGACATGGGTTTCAATGTCTGCAATGATGCCCTTCAGCTCCACGGCGGTTACGGGTATCTCAGGGAGTTCCCGCTGGAGCGCATGGTACGCGACACCCGGGTGCATCAGATTCTCGAGGGCACCAACGAGATCATGCGGGTCATCGTGGCCCGTCGACTGCTGGCGGATGGCGTCATCGAAGCGCTGCAGTAAGACGAGGCATTGCAGTAAGGCTACGTAGAACAATCAGGAGAGCAGTTGCATGACGGAACTTGCGGTCATCTTTGACGAGCGCCCGACAAGGGACGGTGGGCGGATTGGTGTTGCCACCCTCAACGCGCCGAAATCACTCAATGCCCTGACGCTGACAATGGCGCAGCAGCTCATGGCCAAGCTCGCCGCCTGGGCGGTGGATCGCAGCATCGTGGCTGTTTGGCTCGAAGGGGCGGGTGAGAAGGCCTTCTGCGCCGGCGGCGATGTGGTCGCGCTGTATCGCTCCATGACCGAAGAAGGCGAAAACCGTGGTTCAGGGCGCGATAGCGTCTTCGCTGAAACCTACTTCACCACGGAATATCGCCTCGACTACCGGATTCACACCTATCCCAAGCCGATCCTGCTCTGGGGAGACGGCATCATCATGGGCGGCGGCCTGGGGCTGACGGCCGGTGCTTCGCACCGGATCGTGACCGAAACCACGCGCATCGCCATGCCCGAGATCACCATCGGCCTCTATCCCGATATCGGCGCCAGCTGGTTTCTCAATCGCATGCCACCCGGTGTCGGCACCTACCTGGGTATCACGGGCGCCCAGTTGAACGCTCGTGACGCGCTGGATCTGGGCATGGCCGACTACTTTGTTCCCCGCGAACGGCGGGAAACTCTGCTCGAAGCCCTGGGCGAAGCCGATTACGGCGCGCGAACCCCACGGGATCTGCGCGCTGGCGTGCAAGCGGCAGTCGACGCTATGGAAGAGCGCGCCCAGGCACCCCAGGCGCAGGTATGGCCCCATCTCGACCATATCCAGACGTTGGTAGGGCAGGTCGATGCACCTTCCGCCGTGAAGCAGATCCTCCGCGATACCCGTGACGATGCCTGGCTTGCGGCCAACCGTGCGCGGCTCGAGGCCGGCAGCCCGCTGACCGCGCATCTGGTCTGGCTGATGCTGGATCGCCATCGTCATACCAGCCTGGCCGACGCCTTCCGCGACGAGCTGAATTTGTCGGTTCAGTGCTGTCGGCAGGGAGATGTCGCTGAGGGCGTGCGCGCGCTGCTGATCGACAAGGACAAGAACCCCCAGTGGCAGCATGCCGATGTCGACAGCGTGCCACAGGCCGACCTGGATGCCTTGATGGTCCCCTTGTGGAGCAGCGAGGCCCACCCGTTGCGTGACCTCGGCACAGGCGAGCGCGTAAATTGAACGTTCGGTCTACGGCTGGAACCAACAATCAATAATGAGTCTCAGGAGCAACCTGTATGAAAATCGCCTTTATCGGACTGGGTAACATGGGCGCGCCGATGGCCGCCAACCTGGTCAAGGCCGGCCACGAGGTCAGCGTCTTCGACCTGGTGGATGCGGCCATGAAGAGCCTGGAAAAGGCCGGTGCCCACGCCTGCGCTAGCGCCCAGAGCGCTGCCAGCGGTGCCGATGTCATCATCTCGATGCTGCCCGCCGGCCAGCATGTAAGACGACTCTATCTCGGCCGTGACACGGCGCCGGGGCTGTTCGAAGCTCTGGAAGGCAAGCCGCTGATCATCGACGCCTCGACCATCTCACCGGAGGATGCCCGCTTCGTCGGTGCCGCCGCTGCCGAACGTGGGCTGACCTATCTCGATGCGCCCGTCTCGGGCGGTGTGGGCGGTGCACAGGCCGGCACCCTGACCTTCATCGTCGGCGGCACCGAAGACGGGTTCGAGCAGGCCAAGCCCATACTGGAAGGCATGGGCAAGAACATCTTCCACGCGGGCGAAGTCGGCTCTGGTCAGGTAGCGAAGATCTGCAACAACATGCTGCTGGGAATACTGATGAGCGGCACCGCCGAAGCCCTGGCATTGGGCGTGAAGAACGGTCTCGACCCGGCCGTACTCTCGGAGATCATGAAGCAGAGCAGCGGCGGCAACTGGGCACTGAACCTCTATAACCCCTGGCCCGGCGTCATGCAGGGCTCCGCGGCCTCCCGTGACTACCAGGGCGGCTTCCTGACCGACCTGATGGCCAAGGACCTGGGCCTTGCCTGGGAACTCGCCCTGGAGAGCAAGGCCACGGTGCCGATGGGCTCCCAGGCACGTAACCTCTTCGCCCTTCACGCATCCCAGGGCAACGGCGGCAAGGACTTCTCCAGCATCCAGAAGCTCTTCCGCGCCGGCGAGGAGGAGTGAAACGGGGCGATACCGTTGGTTGAAATGATCGCTGTTGGAGCGCCGCTTCGCGCCGCGACTGGCGCCAGAAGGCGCCTCGGCACATGAAAGAGCAGCTGTTGGAGCGCTGGTCCCCATCGCGACTGGCGCCGCCAGGCGCCCGGCGGAGGCTGAAACGCCGGTGATGGCCGCGAACCTCGGCAACCCCGCCGGGAGGCCTGCGGCCTCCAGTCGCGATCTAAAGATGCTCCTACAGCGGTGTGGCAACGTCGGTGGAGAGAATCATTGTTGGAGCGCCGCTCCGCGTCGCGACTGGCGCCGCCAGGCGCCCGGCGGAGGCTGAAACGCCGGTGATGGCC
It contains:
- a CDS encoding TRAP transporter large permease gives rise to the protein MLTLSLATIFTLALLLGSGVWIAFALIGTAWVALAFFSPFAPGPILASDFWGASYGWDLTALPMFIWMGEILFRSGLADSMFRGLSPWLNRLPGRLLHTNIIGSGMFAAVCGSSAATCATVGKMTLPELERRGYDSGMAIGTLASASTLGLLIPPSIVLIVYGVVTEQSISRLFMAGIGPGLLILALFMTYLILWSLLKGNRQGLTGHDESSMPLAEKLRHTLSLLPVLLLIGGIIVSIYGGLASPTEAAAVGVVLSIVIARCTGSFGLATFKASLFAAVRTACMIAFIIAGASFLTSAMGFTQVPMQLARAIGEMGLSPTMLLVALTVLLLIMGCFLDGISLILLVTAILMPLVSAAGFDLIWFGIYLVVVVEMSQITPPVGFNLFVIQGLTGKDIVTITKATLPFFLLMMLSIVLLHLFPEIALYLPQAMTR
- a CDS encoding TRAP transporter substrate-binding protein — protein: MHKTIATPVILAAAVGFAATAQAAEWTMATPYGDASFHTKNVKQFAEDVSEATDGELTINVHSGGSLVAHGEIKPSVRRGTIEAGEVFLSVLSNEDPIFEVDTLPGVAGSYEEAFALWEATKPIISELFANQGMMPLYAVAWPSQGIYTDFELNDPDQFEGLRVRAPNINTQRFVNYLGGNPTETEESDIPTAFSTGRVDAMITSTSTGNSMTAWDYVSHYTDANLWLPKNIVFINQRAFDRLDEATQEAVLEAAARAEERGWQMSRDDNDASAEALQENGITVSTPNDEVAAALQAAGDRLFSDWEERADDTAKQVLEEYRSQRDD
- a CDS encoding biotin-dependent carboxyltransferase family protein; translated protein: MSREGAKGLRVIQAGPLAMIEDGGRMGVRHLGVTQSGAADWVSLYWANWLLGNAPDTAALEIVVGGGLTLEIERATRLAWVGADLDARLDDAPITPGSSFAVREGQRLVFSQPRDGLRGYLAFPGGLAAPEVLGSRSTTPREQLGGLHGDGQPLKTGDRLAWRGEPGEERRIPAGLLPPMPRPGCRLALIPGAQIAEFTGASLYAAFNSVWQVDDRADRMGVRLRGPRLESRVGSMISEGIPLGAVQVPPDGQPIVLLNDRQTIGGYPRLGALSPLAAARLAQCLPGQEVRLVAVARERALADYRGFLRNF
- a CDS encoding VOC family protein, which translates into the protein MSVSDPFHLAIQVRDIDEARSFYGDFLGCPEGRSSESWVDFNLFGHQFVCHLNPALKDAPVTSHTNPVDGHGVPVPHFGVVLEMEAWEALAGKLKAHGVRFEIEPYIRFKGEAGEQATMFFYDPSGNALEFKAFKDRESQLFKKQ
- a CDS encoding LysR family transcriptional regulator; the protein is MLDFKELEAFVWAVRLGSFRKAASHLHLTQPSVSERISRLESTVGERLLERSARPIQPTMRGREFFLHAERMLHQRDEALQLFDSEETFSAPLRVGTIETIAHSWLPDFMRRLTGKFPDLIIELTVDYSPALNDRLDKNELDILLAMNGYLAEDRIDSMPLSPYEMGMFIAPVHAEMLLDNPSQWMGTLPFISFGKKARPYEELLQYLAREKLQQPQIHSVSTLMTIARMTMEGLGIGALPVTTVLDQWRSGKLYRIALPRPLPDMHYDVIWRTANHPRFCRGVGQLAQACAENYEKQRQDEMEATDFAGRWVRPQCPTTHPKATLRPSK
- the pxpB gene encoding 5-oxoprolinase subunit PxpB; its protein translation is MDVLMVRLFDTIEESNMAWIIAADRALRGAFDKTLIDLVPSYTTLMVHYDCRLLSHGEAHGRIREALEYLQPADTQAGQRHEIPVWYHESVGPELQRVADRAGISIDALVQRHCDRDYCVFALGFAPGYGFMGLVEEALATPRLETPRRKVAAGSVGIAGRQTAIYPLPSPGGWNILGRTAVPLFEHARRGDPLLKPGDRVRFQAVSRDEFEAQGGDTTPLEERP
- a CDS encoding 5-oxoprolinase subunit PxpA; its protein translation is MVMPLLNCDMGESFGNWTLGMDEDVMPFVDCANVACGFHASDPHVMRHTVALAARYGVRVGAHPAYPDLMGFGRRSMACTPAEVEDMVLYQIGALAGLCRAEGTAIQYVKPHGALYNDMARDPALLEGVMRAVLAYDPSLPLMVMATADPQPIRTLAAEMGLSIWFETFADRAYDAQGHLVSRRLPNAVHHDEATIVAQAVALARGEALTASDGSALKLPCDTICVHGDNPESVAAVRAIREAFHGLVKA
- a CDS encoding enoyl-CoA hydratase/isomerase family protein, which encodes MTELAVIFDERPTRDGGRIGVATLNAPKSLNALTLTMAQQLMAKLAAWAVDRSIVAVWLEGAGEKAFCAGGDVVALYRSMTEEGENRGSGRDSVFAETYFTTEYRLDYRIHTYPKPILLWGDGIIMGGGLGLTAGASHRIVTETTRIAMPEITIGLYPDIGASWFLNRMPPGVGTYLGITGAQLNARDALDLGMADYFVPRERRETLLEALGEADYGARTPRDLRAGVQAAVDAMEERAQAPQAQVWPHLDHIQTLVGQVDAPSAVKQILRDTRDDAWLAANRARLEAGSPLTAHLVWLMLDRHRHTSLADAFRDELNLSVQCCRQGDVAEGVRALLIDKDKNPQWQHADVDSVPQADLDALMVPLWSSEAHPLRDLGTGERVN
- a CDS encoding TRAP transporter small permease — translated: MTFKFDKLYRLGAWGAAACMVTICVLISLQVSFRLMDAGLVLLGLRRTGLSITGVSELASYLLVGATFLGLAYTFVHHAHIRVTLLIARLPSAIRVWFEVFGLLVALTLSLLLGYGLVELARESLAFNDVSSGFLSIPLWIPQTVLATGVGLLCLALLEALIIALRIAARDPSSFREATATKDSDIR
- the mmsB gene encoding 3-hydroxyisobutyrate dehydrogenase, with protein sequence MKIAFIGLGNMGAPMAANLVKAGHEVSVFDLVDAAMKSLEKAGAHACASAQSAASGADVIISMLPAGQHVRRLYLGRDTAPGLFEALEGKPLIIDASTISPEDARFVGAAAAERGLTYLDAPVSGGVGGAQAGTLTFIVGGTEDGFEQAKPILEGMGKNIFHAGEVGSGQVAKICNNMLLGILMSGTAEALALGVKNGLDPAVLSEIMKQSSGGNWALNLYNPWPGVMQGSAASRDYQGGFLTDLMAKDLGLAWELALESKATVPMGSQARNLFALHASQGNGGKDFSSIQKLFRAGEEE